From the genome of Candidatus Nitrosocosmicus oleophilus, one region includes:
- a CDS encoding VOC family protein yields MPTVQHFEIPADDVERAIKFYKGVFDWSTQKLSNPEDSSKDYWFFETKDENGNKGIGGGLMKRQAPEHSATNYITVPSVDDYASRIEEAGGKVIMPKTEIPDMGFIIVFLDTENNMFGLYEAIKK; encoded by the coding sequence ATGCCTACCGTTCAACATTTTGAAATCCCCGCAGATGATGTAGAAAGGGCAATAAAATTTTACAAGGGAGTGTTTGATTGGTCAACGCAAAAATTAAGCAATCCTGAAGACTCTTCTAAAGATTATTGGTTTTTTGAAACTAAAGACGAAAATGGGAATAAAGGTATTGGAGGCGGATTAATGAAACGTCAAGCTCCAGAACATTCTGCTACAAATTACATTACTGTGCCATCTGTTGATGACTACGCATCCAGAATTGAAGAAGCAGGGGGAAAAGTAATAATGCCAAAAACCGAAATTCCTGACATGGGATTCATAATAGTATTTCTAGATACAGAAAATAACATGTTTGGATTATACGAGGCCATAAAAAAATAG
- a CDS encoding collagen-like protein: MSGERTSLSYNNLSSVSIGTSVPGEQGPLGPQGERGPQGIPGKDGATGTTGPQGEPGKDGATGPMEPDGAQGPQGFIGPIGSQGPKGETGATGAVGSQGPKGETGATGAVGSQGPKGETGATGAAGLQSVGGKIYTVNGNLVVVISPNTAPSDA, from the coding sequence GTGTCTGGGGAAAGGACCTCTTTAAGTTATAACAATCTATCTTCAGTAAGTATAGGTACCTCTGTTCCGGGAGAACAAGGACCTCTTGGACCACAAGGTGAACGTGGTCCGCAAGGAATACCAGGTAAAGATGGTGCTACCGGTACTACAGGACCTCAAGGTGAACCTGGTAAAGATGGTGCGACTGGACCTATGGAACCAGATGGGGCTCAGGGCCCACAAGGTTTCATTGGACCAATAGGATCACAAGGGCCAAAAGGTGAAACTGGAGCAACAGGTGCGGTAGGATCACAAGGGCCAAAAGGTGAAACTGGAGCAACAGGTGCGGTAGGATCACAAGGGCCAAAAGGTGAAACTGGAGCAACAGGAGCAGCCGGACTCCAATCTGTTGGAGGTAAAATCTATACGGTTAATGGGAATCTTGTTGTAGTGATTTCACCAAATACTGCACCATCTGATGCTTAA
- a CDS encoding right-handed parallel beta-helix repeat-containing protein, whose product MRVILERIEKMSPFSFIIFLDGGSFQAKNTITGAIEFKNLSASVVFNSVITAMYALGGGIACIRNGLYPIADKPIILKHFTGLVGEDPEKTILRSHLTTDTVFRYWQGPSSTPLEDFTLSNLKIELNNCNGNGTGRSESAWISSGTKNCRISNIWLKSFSEPATPTIGFFLDTAQNTNNNQSLIIQNCRFEGPLMGQDMLGCGNLVDCDFSHNEFRNLTAQAIGVGASTNSIIQSNRFLNVGNGVGYESLCENNLISDNILWNTYGIKLSGGWEQNSIHISRNNKCVNNHFSYGVGGIEAAISIDDEISGNKFYRTERNGIQGSFLRTVLDNNIFTDTNYGNHSDRLLGYYTFQGTGGIIAYNSNTILIPKNEWNSFVNNTFYKSGTKFPVGCVQEQGNTNGIAIDTKYLNSFVNLNKGNIGVDLVRNFGTTARIV is encoded by the coding sequence TTGCGAGTTATATTAGAAAGAATTGAGAAAATGAGTCCCTTTTCTTTTATAATATTCTTAGATGGAGGTAGTTTCCAGGCTAAAAACACCATCACAGGTGCAATTGAATTCAAAAACTTAAGCGCATCTGTTGTATTTAATTCTGTGATAACGGCCATGTATGCATTGGGGGGTGGTATAGCTTGTATCCGTAACGGGTTATATCCTATTGCAGACAAACCCATAATCTTAAAACATTTTACTGGTTTGGTAGGCGAAGATCCAGAAAAAACCATACTCCGGTCCCATCTTACTACTGATACCGTATTCAGATATTGGCAAGGCCCTTCATCAACTCCTTTAGAAGATTTTACACTTTCTAATCTAAAAATCGAGTTAAACAATTGTAATGGCAATGGCACTGGACGGTCTGAATCTGCATGGATATCTTCTGGTACTAAAAACTGCCGCATATCTAATATATGGCTAAAGTCTTTCTCCGAGCCAGCGACCCCCACCATTGGATTTTTCCTAGACACAGCTCAAAATACAAACAACAATCAATCATTAATTATACAGAATTGCAGATTTGAAGGGCCTTTAATGGGTCAAGATATGTTAGGCTGTGGGAACCTAGTAGACTGTGACTTTTCGCACAACGAGTTTCGAAATCTCACAGCCCAAGCTATAGGTGTGGGGGCATCAACTAACAGCATAATCCAAAGCAATAGGTTCCTAAACGTAGGTAATGGTGTAGGTTATGAAAGCCTCTGTGAAAACAACCTCATCTCTGACAACATACTTTGGAATACCTATGGAATAAAGTTGTCTGGAGGGTGGGAACAGAATTCCATACACATATCTAGAAACAACAAATGTGTTAACAATCACTTTAGTTATGGTGTTGGTGGAATAGAAGCAGCAATATCAATAGATGATGAGATTTCAGGAAACAAATTCTACAGAACCGAAAGAAACGGAATCCAAGGATCCTTCTTGCGAACAGTATTGGATAATAACATTTTTACGGATACTAATTATGGGAACCATTCAGACAGATTACTGGGGTACTACACTTTTCAGGGGACGGGTGGAATAATTGCCTATAATTCCAATACTATCCTTATTCCCAAGAACGAATGGAACAGTTTTGTAAACAACACCTTCTACAAATCTGGTACAAAGTTTCCAGTAGGATGTGTACAGGAACAAGGTAATACAAACGGCATAGCGATAGACACAAAATATCTCAACTCTTTTGTCAACCTTAACAAGGGAAATATAGGAGTTGACTTAGTGCGGAACTTTGGAACCACAGCAAGGATTGTTTAA
- a CDS encoding DoxX family membrane protein: protein MTIGPPILRVVLGTLFITNGWPKLIHLSHVQGYFNMIGLPTELALLIGVFLR from the coding sequence ATGACTATCGGACCGCCAATACTAAGAGTTGTGCTCGGAACTTTATTTATTACGAACGGATGGCCAAAACTTATCCATCTATCTCATGTACAGGGTTATTTCAACATGATTGGACTTCCTACAGAGTTGGCTCTGCTAATAGGGGTCTTCTTGAGGTAA
- a CDS encoding DoxX family protein, with protein MGGLFLILGLMTRIVALLFAIEMISAFIIVNTSNVVVLPEANELGLLSIPIRFMAISISLTLTEPGRFSVEWNIMNRELFTGKKDMLQALK; from the coding sequence ATAGGTGGCCTATTTCTAATTCTTGGACTAATGACCAGAATTGTTGCACTCTTGTTTGCAATAGAAATGATCTCTGCATTCATAATAGTTAATACCTCTAATGTAGTGGTTCTTCCTGAGGCTAATGAATTGGGTTTGTTGTCCATACCTATTCGATTCATGGCTATTTCTATTTCCTTGACATTGACAGAACCTGGTAGATTTTCAGTTGAATGGAATATCATGAATCGTGAACTTTTTACAGGAAAAAAGGATATGTTGCAAGCCTTAAAATGA
- a CDS encoding winged helix-turn-helix transcriptional regulator has protein sequence MRYPNESEKRGNDGEECIIRPQVKIVNCPIKTSLGVLGKKWTMLIIRDIGFLKIKRFNRILESIPGLTPRVLSMRLKELEREGIIKCREDRNDQVIVLWSLTEKGEDILPILLMLTAFGSKWYPEFVFEDKKPRRLDEVFSQPETRQRILEYNKRYRFNHNERNQQ, from the coding sequence TTGAGATACCCGAACGAATCCGAAAAAAGAGGGAATGACGGGGAAGAATGTATAATAAGACCTCAAGTCAAGATTGTTAACTGTCCCATCAAAACAAGTCTAGGAGTATTAGGCAAGAAGTGGACCATGCTAATAATAAGAGACATTGGTTTTCTAAAAATAAAGAGATTTAATAGAATTTTAGAATCAATACCAGGACTAACACCAAGAGTATTATCAATGAGGCTAAAGGAGTTAGAAAGAGAGGGTATCATAAAATGCAGGGAAGACAGAAATGATCAAGTTATAGTATTATGGAGTTTGACTGAAAAGGGGGAAGACATCTTACCTATTTTACTTATGTTAACGGCTTTTGGGTCGAAATGGTATCCTGAATTTGTTTTTGAGGACAAAAAGCCAAGGAGATTAGACGAAGTATTTTCTCAACCCGAAACAAGACAAAGGATACTTGAATATAACAAAAGGTACAGGTTTAACCATAATGAAAGAAACCAACAATAA